The Chlorocebus sabaeus isolate Y175 chromosome 11, mChlSab1.0.hap1, whole genome shotgun sequence genomic interval tctgtatccacaccaaaatgttaatttttgtcattttaataatagtcattctgactggtgtaggatgatatttcattgtggtttcaatttgcatttctctgatgattagtgatgttaagtatTGTTTCATaagcctgttggccatttgtgtgtcttcccttgaaaaaataaaaagactatttatgtcctttgcccactgttttctttttttaaaattgttatatttttagtagagaaggggagTTTTGCCActttgtccaggttggtctcaaactcctgacctcaagttatccacccacctcggcctctcaaagtgttgggattacagagtgagccactacgcccaccCATTGCCCACATGTTAATGGGATTATTTTTGTTCTCATGAATCTGTATCGTTTGTATGCCTTTGCTATAATTGTAATGAGGTTTagggaaaaagggaaaattaaTGTATTGGTTCATCTGCTCTCTATTATTGGATATCcatgtacaattttaaaaagcatttgttgATTGCTATAATTCCCATCATATACACAGGTATATGTACATTTCCCCATATATTTATCtaatatacatattacatatgttatgtgtgtgtgtgtgtattatgtgtatgtgtgtgtgcaagtatgtCTGTATAATCTTTTTtccatcattctactcttttGGAGGTAAGATATGTAAACTCAATAAATATCATTAATCTCAAATACACAAAGTTCTATAACTATATTTCAAAGTGAAAGGTCATGGTACATGTTAGGACCTGCAAAATGGCTGGAGTAGAGATTTGTTTTAGGGAGAAGAAACTGATTACAGAAGATGCTGgagagaaaaatttttttttttaatggagactgACCCTGAAAGTAAAGTTAAGCAGTTTGAAATTTATTCTATGAtctgttgagaaccactgaatgaGTTGAACAGAGAATAGTATAatcagatttatgttttagaaaattcACTGGCTACAGCAGAAAGAATTTAGTAGGGGCAAAACTGAGATGGATCAATTAGCAGGTGATTGCAATGACAGTAGAGACAGAGAGCACTGGGTCAATTTGAGAGATATTTGGGAAATAGAGTTGATGAGTCTTGATGTTTGTTAGAAGTGAGAGTGGGAGTGGAAAGAGGACTCCAGGATGGTTCCTGGTTCTGACCTAAGCAGGCAGGTTCTGGTGCCATTCACTAAGATAGGAAGGATAGTTCGTGCTCTTCCTTTCCAGCTTGGACCCGGCAGAATGGCTCCCACAAAGAAGGGTGGCGAGAAGAAAAAGGGCCGTTCTGCCATCAACGAGGTGGTGACCCGAGAATACACCATCAACATTCACAAGCGCATCCATGGAGTGGGCTTCAAGAAGCGTGCCCCTCGGGCACTCAAAGAGATTCGGAAATTTGCCATGAAGGAGATGGGAACTCCAGATGTGCGCATTGATACCAGGCTCAACAAAGCTGTCTGGGCCAAAGGAATAAGGAATGTCCCATACCGAATCCGTGTGCGGCTGTCCAGAAAACGTAATGAGGATGAAGATTCACCAAATAAGCTCTATACTTTGGTTACCTATGTACCTGTTACCACTTTCAAAAATCTACAGACAGTCAGTGTGGATGAGAACTAATCGCTGATCGTCAGATACatcaaataaagttataaaattgaaaaaaaaaaagataagaaggaTGGAAAAAGTGGGTTAAGAAGAAGCTAATGTGGGGAGAGGGCAGAGATCAGAAGCCAACTACACATGCTAAGGCCACAGCCAACTACAGACCTCACTGTGAAGGGAAGAGCAATCTCCTCTGGATGTAGATTGAAGCATTGATTCATATCTCCTGAAGAACACTGACTGGAGAGAGTGATTTGAGGACCAAAGTGGGAATGTGACTGTCTATTACTTAAGAGTCCACAGAAAAAACACCACATTTTCCAGAATTTGCATCCAGCGACAGAGAAAGTTTACTTCCATTGAATAaattcaaaattgtatttttgttacagCCCATGCATAATGGATTGAAGATACTAATTACAGCAATATAAAATTCTGTACTCTTCCAATTGAAAATACACATTCTCTCCAAgcacacataaaatatttatcaaaactgaccacataaccAGGTCACAAAGGACAgctcaaaatttttcaaaaatgtaatctCATAGAGATTACATTTGTAAAGCAAATTATCCCTAAATTAGACATCAACAATAACAATATGGAAAAGAAGATATATTTTGATTAAATGCACCTCCAAATAATTTATGGGTTAAAGAGGAAATGATAatggaaattacaaaatatttagacCTAAACAACCACAAAAGCCCCACATATTAAAATGTATGGGGTATAGCTAAAGTGGTCTTTAGATATTATTTTACAACCTCAAATGTTTCTTTAAAGGGATACTGAAAACAAGCATTTGctttaagaaaatacattaagTCATTGAAGGAAACTAGATACCAATGTTAAGAGCTTGTCATTTTTCATATATACAAAACTTTATTGGGTAAACAAATAAACTCTTGTTTGCCCcaagtaaaatttatttcagcCAAGTAATAAAAATGCTAATTTCATCTACTCtgtcctttttgtctttttgtttccgtttatttatttatttatttatttatttatttatttatttattttaagacagggtctcactctctcatccatgctggagtgtagtggtgcaatcatggctcaatttagcctcgacctcctgggttcaagtgattctcctgcctcagcctccctagtagcagggactacagacatgcaccgccatccttggctaatttttaaattttttgtacagatagggtctcaccaagttgcccaggctggtctcgaactttttggctcaagcaattttcccactaTAGTGGAATGGTAGATATTTGGCTTTctcatatatattatgtatatataatatctgTATGTAATGCAATAGgattccgtgtgtgtgtgtgtgtctgcatataATAAAGTTCTACTTGTTCAAGTTTTCTCTAAATAGAAAACAGCTCTGAGAGAAGCAAGAGTTGAAGGATGAATAAGAACAGGGGCCCGAGGTTCAGACAGCACTGAATTCTATCTCGACTTTACCTTGTATTAGTTGGGCAACTTGCGCATATCTCTGTAACCTCTGAACGTTTCACTTTCTTTCCCTGTAAATTGTAGATGCTGGAGCCCGGGTACCAGCCGTAGATGAGCACTGTGATGAATACCAGTCACTGTATATGGAGTGCTCACCTTGCTGCCTAGCAGTGGCAACAATCACTACACAGTAGGTACTGGAACTAGAAAAGGAATAATACTTTATGGTAGAAGGGAACTTTTAATTTTGACAAGCATTTCAGGGTACATTTTTCACTTGGCTTTTGATATTCACAGCTGGTAGGTTTGATTAGgccttattctcattttacagtagGGCAGCTAAGTCCCAGAGAGCTTAAGTGCTTTGTCTAAAATTGCAAAGCTAGTTAGTGACTGTTTGGTTTTGGAACCTGATTTCCCGACTCCCTGAGCATAGTTCTTCTTATGATATGTTTCAGTAGAAGTGCTACTTAGAGATCTCCTGTAAGGGACCTTCATTCTAAGCAGCTTAAGTAGGACCCAGATTcacttatttatcttttaaggCAGTAGAAGAATCAATACTCTATAAAAATGTGGACTAAAAGCTCTCTTAGAACAAAAAGACCTGTAAAATTTgtgcacactttaaaaaaaattaatttataatttacataaaaattgacCCTTTCTAGTGTACAATCTTGTAAGTGTTAACAGACAACTGCAGTCGTGAGAGCGTCACGACAATCAAAACAGAGCAGCTCCGTCACCCCGCAAATGCCTCTGTATCACTCTGTACTTAGCTTCTTCTCTTAATCCCAGTTACAGGCAATCACTGGTCTGTTTTCTGTCCCTATAGTTTGTTCTTCTCCAGAAAGTCATAAAATggcatacagtatgtagccttttgatTTTGAGTCTGGCTTATCATTATACACtggaaattcatccatgttgttgaattCACTTATGGGCTGTCGGTTTTGATtcctgagtagtattccatcagaTGAATGTACcactatttgcttttttaaaaatttattttaatttatttttattatactttaagttctaggatacatgtgcacaacgtgcaggtttgttacatatgtatacatgtgccatgtttgtgtgctgcacccattaactagtcatttacattaggtatatctcctaatgctatccctccccccttcccccaccccacgacaggccccggtgtgtgatgttccccttcctgtgtccaagtgttctcattgttcaattcccacctatgagtgagaacatgcagtgtttgtttttctgtccttgtgatagtttgctgagaatgatggtttccagcttcatccatgtccctgcaaaggacaataACTCATCcgttttatagctgcatagtattccatggtgtgtatgtgccacattttctttatccagtctatcactgatggacatttgggttggttccaattctttgctattgtgaatagtgccacaataaacatacatgtgcatgtatctttatagcagcatgatttataatcctttgggtatatacccagtaatgggatggttgggtcaaatggtatttctagttctagattcttgaggaattgctacattgtcttccacaatggttgaactagtttacagtcccgccaacagtgtaagagtgttcctatttctccacatacaTTCCCCCCTTAAGAGATAGTTGgattgtttccagattttggtGATTACAAATAAAGCCACTGTAAACATGTGCCCATAAGTTTTCCCGTGAACATAAATTTTCAtgtctcttgggtaaatacctagaagtagaattgcttgCTCTATGATACACCTTTCACAGAACcatcagactgttttccaaagtagcaagacatttgcattcccaccagcgaTGTGTGAGAGCTCTGGTTCCTCTAATTCTTGCAAGCACTCAGTATTatcatgatttttttgtttgtttttaattttggggtgttttttttagccattctaattgaTGTTAAGTAACACTGTGTTTCACTAGAGATATTTTGTAATGATAATAACCTAAGGATCCCTGTTCAAAcaaatagccattctaattgaTAGGGGAAATGTAAACAGTCCCTAATCAATAATTTTgctagttgtttttctttcttacccAGTTGGGCATGTAACTTAAATATACATATGAgtgcacaaacacacaaaaatctaaATCTCACTATTTTGGCAAATGTTATTCTTTTGCACCAtcagaaatgactttttttttctagggATTGAGGAATAGTATGTGTTCATCTACACTTTTCCAACAAGGAGTATACAAATACTTGTATGGCATGGTAAGCAGAATAATGGCACCAAAGATGTCCACGTCCTAATGTACAGAGCCTATGAATATGTGACAATACGTAGCAAGAGGGAATTAATACTGCAGATGGAATTACATTTGCTACTCAGCAGACCTTGGGATGGGGAGAGTGTcatggattatccaggtggggcAATGTAATCACAAGAGGTCTTCTGAAAATGAAACAGGGAGACAGGAGAGTCAGTGTCAGAGTGATGCAGCACGAGAAAGACTCAACGCTTCTAGAAGCCACAGGAtgaaaggaaacagattctcccctaaagCCTTCAGAAGGAACACAGTTCCACTGATACCACGATTTTAGCTCAGTGAGACCTGTTAATATTTttgacttctgacttccagaaacCCAAGAGAATAATTttgtgttgtttgaagccactgagtttatggtaatttgttacagcagcaattgGACACTCATACTGTTCATACTTACTTTACCTTACAAGGAAAAAGCCTAGGTGGGCACCAACTGGACTAATTTCTAAAAGGTCTTCCTTCCCATAAGCCCACAGAAGCAATAttaactgtttttattattaacacAAACAATATTAAATGTTTGTGATCCCTGCCTTTGTTGCGGCTCCTCAGCATACAGTCCTGGGACATCTTCTTAtccctttccccttctttctctccctggaGCTTCACCCACACTCATGGCTTTAGATACTATCTGTGTATGTGTAGATACTGTATGTGTATGGATGATTCACACGTTTGTGTCTCTCACTTAGCCCTCCTTTCAGAGCTCCACTCCAGAATATCTCCATGTGGATATTCACTGAGATCTCAAGCATAACGTGTCCAAAGCGGAACTCTTGATTTTCTATCTCCAACCTCCATCCTCACATCCCTAGGCTGCCTTTCCCTGGATGTCCCCAATTTCTTATGAAAGAAACTAGTCAAAAACAATTGACACCTTTCCTCTACATCCAATTACCAAGTCTTGTCAAGTCTGTCTTCAAATACATCTCTAATCTATCCAGTTCTCTCCATTTGTCATCGTCACCTTAGTCCGAGCTAGCCTCATCTCCTCCCTGACTGACTGCGACAGCCTCCTAATATCCCTGTTACCCCTGGTGCTCCTTTCCAGTTCATTCTCCAcactgcagccagagtgatctgAGCATTCCAACCTCCTTCTGACCTCAGGGCCTTCGTACAAACTATTCCTTCTGCTTTGAACATGTTTCTCCCAACTTTTCATGTGACTCTTCATCCTTCAGGCTTCATTTGTTAGATAGATCTCCCCTGACAAGTAATTCTTATATcctgttatttttttcatagttctTATCAAAATCTATAACAATATTTGCACTTGTTTAATTTCTGTAACACTTAGTAGTGTGTAAGCTCCTTGACACCACATCAAGTATATCTGTCTCTGTATTGCGAGTCCCGGGCACATTGCCCGACAcgtagtagatgctcaataatgtTTGAGGAAGGAAGATGAATTTCAGTAAAGGAAATAGTATTTATTAAGATCTCCTATTCTATCCCCTCCTGgagattatttctttctctgtcttccacCTGGCTATCTTTGCCATTTATGCCTTTTCCCTAGGCAGTGTCATATGCTCTGAAACCTTCCTGCAGCATCAAAACACCTGTCCTATGTCACATTCCCACTGGGACTCTGCCCTCTTCTGGTCAATAtgggaactgatttttttttttttttttcctgatgctaTTTTAATGGATGATTAAGGGCTACTCTATTTTCCTTCTTAGTCAGTATTTCTATCTTAATTGGCAGTTTTTGGAAAAACAAGAACTAGCCCCAAAGTAAAGACTTCAATCCATTTCTGTTTAGTGATATGTATATAAATCAAGTCCATTACTAAATTCATGAGGGATGAATCCATGTATACAACCATGGCAGTCTTCATTCATGAATTCAACACCTATTTTGTGACTACCTAtcgttaaaagaaaaacttcagctgaattaaatttaaaggagtctaattgagcaatgaacagtTCATAAATCGGGCAGCCCCCaaaatcacagcagattcagagataCTCCAGGAATGCCTGTgatcagaacaaatttatagaccaaAAAAAGGAAGTGGTGTACAGAAATCGGAGGTGAGGTACAGAAACTGCTGGATTGGTTACAGATTgctgtttgccttatttgaacacagtttgaacactcagcagtgtacaagtggttgaagtatggctgctgggattggccaagtcTCAGCTATTGTTTCAGggcatactcctaagttaggttttcagtcTTGCTGGcctattaagttaggttgcagttcacccacaaggactcaaataaagaagtacagagtccttctcaggcaatatttagttttctttaacaAATCCCCACTTTGGGtcattttttctcaattttgagaCATTGACCAAAACATTAGTCATTGATGTCACTATCACCattgtaaatgtacttatttgGTTTTAAAACCCACTGTGAAACAGTAGAAGAGTGAGTTTTGCAAAGGTAGGAACACGGACTTGAGTAGAAGGTACTTCCTGATGCTGGAACATTCTGTTTACAGGAGAAAAACGAAACCTGGTCTATTCTAAGATATATGTGTTTGCCTAAAGTCTTAGTTTGATTATATCACATGTAGCACGAGCGActccatttttgtttgctttggtcTGCTGGGGCCTAGTGCATGAACTCAGTCCAAAACAATCGCctcccataattttttttaaaaaaatctcctttttgggtcaggttctcacttaggtgagagtGTGACCAAAACGTATGGCCTTAGCACCACACTTAGTTACTGTCATTTTGAGTTTCCGGTCTCAGCATGTCATTCATAGGTTACGGTGTCCTCACGGTTGCATACTTCTTTCCGCTCTTGTCATTGCAGTGAAGAGAGACCAtttgacattctagagatggctgcatgcaaacatttaaaatctttgaGAGAATACAGCGCACCAGGGAGACTGTGATTATGACTTTGGGGAGGATAATACCAAGAATTTGGAGTATGCTCCTTACTAGGGTCCCCACAAACCAAACCACCTAAAATCAAATAGGTTGGACAATGAGCTAGACGAAGAGTCTATTCACTTAACTAAGCAGTTTCTTCGTTAATCCCCTACAAGAAAATCTCTATAATCTACATTTGATGTATTTCTCCATAGGCCACGAGGGCCAGCAGCTGCACAGATACTTTTCTGTTTAGCCACTAAATAATCTAGATCTATTCTATTATTTAGCATCACTTTCACAAGAGAATTTAAGTGTTGTGTAACCATAGCCTTTATGGTAGAATCTGCTATAGAGACTATCATGAGGGATACACTTCTAATCATTGCCTCTTTTACTCCAAGCCATGAAAAAAGAACCTAACAAATGATGCCTTTTGAAGAGTGAAGGCCTCCTGACAATGTTCTCTTTAACCATGATGTGGTTTAAGAAGAGTGAACCAATGTTCTGTTTTTGACTGATTATGAGGCAACATATGTACCACTAAAGTTTCTTATCCAtattaggccttttttttttttgagatagagtctaactctgttgcccaggctggaatgcactgatgtgatctaggctcactgtagcctccgcctcctgggttcaagcgattctcctgcctcagcctcccgagtagctgggactacgggtacatcaccatgcccagctaatttttgtgtttttagtagagatggggatttcaccatgttggctaggatggtctcgatctcctgacctcatgatttacctgcctcggcccccaaagtgctgggattacaggcatgagccattgcactcagccagGCCTTCATTTTTTATCTATCAAAGTATAAGGTTATCCATGCATAAGGCTGGTTGCAAAATCgttcacaaataaaagtataacCCGTAAGTGCACACAACAGAccccctttttcatttctgttgttcataGAGACATAAACAAGGAAAAATTTTCAAAGAGAAGTCTCATGAGAGTAGAGAAGTCTTGATCCCTGATCTTGGGAAAAGCTGCTCACATCAAGGATGCCATCCTTTGGGGAGAAACGTTCCTGGTTAGTTTTACCTTAAGGATTCCAGTGGGTCTACAGTTTCAAGAATGTGGAGGGACCCTTCTCAGTTGTGACATTATGAACCCGAAGTTCAAGTGTCCAAAGTCTTGTTGCAGTGTAAATGGCAAGGACAGTCTTTCCCTGATGTTTTCAGAAGATCCAATTTTCAGGTTCTAGTTTGTGAAGAAGTTGACTGTCCTCAGTAAAACATAAAAAGCTTTCTTTAGCTGATGAAATTACACTGTAGCATAATAATGTACTGTTATAACATCAGTCCTCTTGCATGAGATAACTTTTCTATAACTGGAAAACATGCACTGAAAATGACAATTGAATGAAATccctttataaaatgtttaaatgacccATCAAGTAACCAAATGTACTTGAAGCTTTGATTGTTTTCCCAGGAATATGGATTTGACAACCAAACATTGGTTATACACTATTTAGCAATTTATAAGTTACCACaccaatatatttaattttgattattttatcttttccacaATGAGTTATGGAATGCAAAACTTTTAATAACAAAAACTTTAAGGGCTCAGGAAGGACAAGGCAGCTGTCCTCATCCTCCAAGAATCCATCTTTAACATGGGACTTATGTTCTCTTGAATACAAGTTGTTTTTCCAATTTAGGTGCATAGCACTGATAACTCATAGGTTACCATAGGTAATTTGACTTAGACCATGGAGCAGAGCTCATTCAAATTGCATGTATAAACAATTTCAGTATTGGCTGATTTAGCATGAAAATCTGGCAAATTATTTTCTTGGTATTTAATTAAGTTTTGTTCTACTTGGGTTAGTAGTTTTATAACCCAGTCagtcttttcattaatttttacccAGTCCAAATGATATGAttctaaagttatcagaaacctgtattCAGGAGTGCTTTTCAGGGTTCTTTCCATCCTTTCATGAACCTCCTAAAAAACATCAGCATATTCTAGGATTTTGTGTGCTTATGAAGTTTTCAGAAACTGCACCAGCATTAACCAATTAACTGGAAATAACTTTAAATAGTCAtagttaaaaatacaattgacaaggaaatttggttcTTTCTGTGGTctacaataaaaa includes:
- the LOC103238657 gene encoding large ribosomal subunit protein eL31-like; this translates as MAPTKKGGEKKKGRSAINEVVTREYTINIHKRIHGVGFKKRAPRALKEIRKFAMKEMGTPDVRIDTRLNKAVWAKGIRNVPYRIRVRLSRKRNEDEDSPNKLYTLVTYVPVTTFKNLQTVSVDEN